The Deinococcus koreensis genome window below encodes:
- a CDS encoding murein hydrolase activator EnvC family protein: MTGAGGRARRLATGWLLITLLTVAAAQTTSERLQQLQRDLQEQKQLSTQQAQQLSRLRENIQNLSAQQKQTLARLETLAAGVGQVEQEVVTLTTRVSLAERVLADTTSRLNVTQTRVDRLRGDVREILNTQYRDRSGRYLQLLSQSRSLSDLLIRVKYANLAGQYNVQIIETLRLEVQNLASQQALQASQARSLKESQAQRAAALARLRERRQQQAALLAQLRRSEQGQRTLAAQQQAERALTVNTIDQLVGQVVAERARLEAERQRRLAEERRRREEEQRRLREAQERARLEALRLARLRAQQERQRQLAVQRETAARQAAQEAAQREREQQVQREQEALRARQQQVQAEQDQADVQLAPLPPLSGPLGFPLPGGRVSAPYGTNGAPWVILQGNESSQAVAALPGNVWTVSLYASLGYVVLVDHGGSVTAYMGLRDPLVSVGDRVSRGTPLGTVGGSQIFGPLNMAFQLRRGSEIVAPGF; this comes from the coding sequence ATGACCGGAGCCGGGGGGAGGGCGCGGCGGCTGGCCACCGGCTGGCTGCTGATCACCCTGCTGACGGTGGCCGCCGCGCAGACCACCAGCGAGCGGCTGCAGCAGCTCCAGCGCGACCTGCAGGAGCAGAAGCAGCTCAGCACCCAGCAGGCGCAGCAGCTGAGCCGCCTGCGCGAGAACATCCAGAACCTCAGCGCGCAGCAAAAGCAGACGCTGGCCCGGCTGGAAACGCTGGCGGCCGGCGTGGGACAGGTGGAACAGGAGGTCGTGACCCTGACCACCCGCGTGTCGCTGGCCGAGCGGGTGCTGGCCGACACCACCTCGCGCCTGAACGTCACGCAGACCCGGGTGGATCGGCTGCGCGGCGACGTGCGGGAGATCCTGAACACCCAGTACCGCGACCGCTCCGGGCGCTACCTGCAGCTGCTCTCGCAGTCGCGCAGCCTTTCGGATCTGCTGATCCGCGTGAAGTACGCCAACCTGGCCGGGCAGTACAACGTCCAGATCATCGAGACCCTGCGCCTGGAGGTGCAGAATCTGGCGAGCCAGCAGGCCCTCCAGGCCAGTCAGGCCAGGAGCCTGAAGGAGTCCCAGGCCCAGCGCGCCGCCGCCCTGGCCCGGCTGCGCGAGAGGAGGCAGCAGCAGGCCGCCCTGCTGGCCCAGCTGCGCCGCAGCGAACAGGGCCAGCGCACCCTGGCGGCCCAGCAGCAGGCCGAGCGCGCCCTCACGGTGAACACCATCGACCAGCTGGTCGGGCAGGTCGTGGCCGAGCGTGCCCGCCTGGAGGCCGAACGCCAGCGCCGACTGGCCGAGGAACGCCGCCGCCGCGAGGAGGAGCAGCGCCGCCTGCGCGAGGCCCAGGAACGCGCCCGGCTGGAGGCCCTCCGGCTGGCCCGGCTGCGCGCCCAGCAGGAGCGGCAGCGGCAGCTGGCCGTGCAGCGTGAGACTGCGGCCCGTCAGGCGGCCCAGGAGGCCGCGCAGCGCGAGCGCGAACAGCAGGTGCAGCGCGAGCAGGAAGCCCTGCGTGCCCGGCAGCAGCAGGTACAGGCCGAGCAGGATCAGGCCGATGTCCAGCTCGCCCCCCTGCCGCCCCTGAGCGGCCCGCTGGGCTTCCCGCTGCCGGGGGGCCGGGTGAGTGCGCCTTACGGCACGAACGGCGCCCCGTGGGTGATCCTGCAGGGCAACGAATCGTCCCAGGCGGTCGCCGCGCTGCCGGGCAACGTCTGGACGGTCAGTCTGTATGCCTCGCTGGGCTACGTGGTGCTGGTGGATCACGGCGGTTCCGTCACCGCCTACATGGGCCTGCGCGACCCGCTGGTCAGTGTGGGTGACCGGGTGTCGCGCGGCACGCCGCTGGGCACGGTGGGGGGCAGTCAGATCTTCGGGCCGCTGAACATGGCCTTTCAGCTCCGGCGCGGCTCGGAGATCGTGGCCCCGGGGTTCTGA
- the rpsP gene encoding 30S ribosomal protein S16, protein MVKIRLSRFGSTHNPHYRIVVADARRPRDGGYIENLGHYDPRKTTETYLKVNAERAAHWIAQGAQPTATAKRLLKSQGVKVA, encoded by the coding sequence ATGGTCAAAATCCGCCTGTCCCGTTTCGGTTCCACCCATAACCCCCACTACCGCATCGTCGTGGCCGACGCCCGCCGTCCCCGCGATGGTGGCTACATCGAGAACCTGGGTCACTACGACCCCCGCAAGACCACCGAGACCTACCTCAAGGTCAACGCCGAGCGCGCGGCCCACTGGATCGCGCAGGGCGCCCAGCCCACCGCGACCGCCAAGCGGCTGCTCAAGAGCCAGGGCGTCAAGGTCGCCTGA
- a CDS encoding KH domain-containing protein, with protein MKSDPVELTLFLAQSVVDQPPLVRVSRRGPTVIVRVAPGEEGRLIGRQGRVIQAIRTLVRAASDPRERVNVDLDAPRKA; from the coding sequence ATGAAAAGCGATCCCGTCGAACTCACCCTGTTCCTGGCCCAGAGCGTGGTCGATCAACCGCCGCTGGTGCGGGTCTCCCGCCGGGGGCCGACGGTCATCGTGCGGGTGGCGCCCGGCGAGGAAGGGCGCCTGATCGGCCGGCAGGGCCGCGTGATCCAGGCCATCCGCACGCTGGTGCGCGCCGCGAGCGATCCGCGCGAGCGCGTGAACGTGGATCTGGACGCCCCCCGCAAAGCGTGA
- the rimM gene encoding ribosome maturation factor RimM (Essential for efficient processing of 16S rRNA), which yields MTSPEERTRLGHLLGPHGVQGAVKVYVLGDPGQFRGLPRVFVEGRGWLRVVKADPLAPGVALSLAGISTREAAEELRGLPVYAADAELPPPEDGVYYYHELRGLQLLDEAGSVLGEVTDVQEAGRQDLLVVRHPEGESFVPLQAPYVLVDLNPKRRPASLTLRADAPEGLLGDAGGDAADGTATNDTAKDDA from the coding sequence GTGACGAGTCCGGAGGAGCGCACCCGGCTGGGGCATCTGCTGGGGCCGCACGGCGTTCAGGGCGCGGTCAAGGTCTACGTGCTGGGCGACCCCGGCCAGTTCCGCGGGCTGCCCCGGGTCTTCGTGGAGGGTCGGGGCTGGCTGCGCGTGGTCAAGGCCGATCCCCTGGCGCCCGGCGTGGCCCTCTCGCTGGCCGGCATCAGCACCCGCGAGGCGGCCGAGGAACTGCGCGGCCTGCCGGTCTACGCCGCCGACGCCGAGCTGCCGCCCCCCGAGGACGGCGTGTACTACTACCACGAACTGCGCGGCCTGCAGCTGCTGGATGAAGCGGGCAGCGTGCTGGGCGAGGTCACCGACGTGCAGGAGGCCGGGCGCCAGGATCTGCTGGTCGTCCGGCACCCGGAGGGCGAGTCCTTCGTGCCCCTCCAGGCCCCCTACGTGCTGGTCGACCTGAACCCGAAACGCCGCCCGGCCTCGCTGACCCTGCGCGCCGACGCTCCCGAGGGCCTGCTGGGTGACGCCGGAGGGGACGCGGCCGACGGCACTGCGACAAACGACACGGCGAAGGACGACGCCTGA
- the trmD gene encoding tRNA (guanosine(37)-N1)-methyltransferase TrmD encodes MLTFSFLTLFPELLAPFAAEAIVGKARERGLIDVRLVNMRDFSGNKHLKVDDAPYGGGAGMVIRVDVAERALASLPPADEVILLTPAGAPFTQAVAEELATRSHLAFLCGRYEGFDARVEGLVTRELSIGDFVMMGGEAAAACVLEAVARLVPGVIGDPDSHRADSFSSGLLDYPEYTRPPEWRGLGVPEVLRGGNHAAVAAWRRAQALERTRQRRPDLLASAALSPQDSTVLSALGATTQELQAWNAPPAPVPRRPRRKKPQETRKE; translated from the coding sequence ATGCTGACCTTTTCCTTCCTGACCCTCTTTCCTGAACTGCTGGCCCCCTTCGCAGCCGAGGCCATCGTGGGCAAGGCGCGGGAGCGTGGGCTGATCGACGTGCGCCTGGTGAACATGCGCGACTTTTCGGGCAACAAGCACCTGAAGGTCGACGACGCCCCCTACGGTGGGGGTGCGGGCATGGTGATCCGGGTCGACGTGGCCGAGCGCGCCCTGGCGAGCCTGCCCCCGGCGGACGAGGTGATCCTGCTCACGCCCGCCGGAGCGCCTTTCACTCAGGCCGTGGCCGAGGAACTGGCCACCCGCAGCCACCTGGCGTTCCTGTGCGGCCGCTACGAGGGCTTCGACGCCCGCGTGGAGGGCCTGGTCACGCGCGAGCTGAGCATCGGCGACTTCGTGATGATGGGCGGGGAGGCGGCGGCGGCCTGCGTGCTGGAGGCGGTCGCCCGGCTCGTTCCCGGCGTGATCGGCGACCCGGATTCGCACCGGGCCGACTCCTTCAGTTCGGGGCTGCTGGACTACCCCGAATACACCCGCCCGCCCGAGTGGCGCGGTCTGGGCGTGCCCGAGGTGCTGCGCGGCGGGAACCACGCGGCCGTGGCGGCGTGGCGACGTGCCCAGGCCCTGGAGCGCACCCGGCAGCGGCGGCCCGACCTGCTGGCCAGCGCGGCCCTGAGCCCCCAGGACAGCACCGTGCTGAGCGCTCTGGGCGCCACGACACAGGAGCTGCAGGCGTGGAACGCCCCCCCAGCGCCAGTGCCCAGGCGTCCACGCCGGAAAAAGCCCCAGGAGACACGGAAAGAGTAA
- a CDS encoding LON peptidase substrate-binding domain-containing protein codes for MTHRMALPLFPLPNLVLFPAVALPLYVFEERYRALLRDVQSSGEPFGIVRVLAASQTSDRPFQERVSRVGTLAHLHQAQLHDDGTSTIVVVGGERFEVEEFHTDHPYLSADVRLWPLERDPLGEEAAQASARHLLSSVLRLRPEDAQELRQAAPDDPLLLASFAANVLPLDGAQREEVLRAPTLLDRLELLLGMVPSSAKLMN; via the coding sequence ATGACACACAGGATGGCCCTGCCCCTCTTCCCCCTCCCCAACCTCGTGCTGTTTCCCGCCGTGGCGCTTCCCCTCTACGTGTTCGAGGAACGCTACCGCGCCCTGCTGCGTGACGTTCAGTCCAGCGGCGAGCCCTTCGGGATCGTGCGCGTGCTGGCGGCGTCACAGACCTCTGACCGGCCCTTTCAGGAGCGGGTGTCGCGCGTGGGCACCCTGGCCCACCTGCATCAGGCCCAGCTGCACGACGACGGCACCAGCACCATCGTGGTGGTCGGCGGCGAGCGCTTCGAGGTCGAAGAATTCCATACCGATCACCCCTACCTCAGCGCCGACGTGCGGCTGTGGCCTCTGGAGCGCGATCCGCTGGGCGAGGAAGCGGCCCAGGCCAGCGCCCGGCACCTCCTGTCCTCGGTGCTGCGGCTGCGCCCCGAAGACGCCCAGGAGCTAAGGCAGGCCGCCCCGGACGACCCCCTGCTGCTGGCGAGTTTTGCCGCCAACGTGCTCCCCCTGGACGGCGCCCAGCGTGAAGAGGTGCTGCGCGCTCCGACCCTGCTCGACCGCCTGGAACTGCTGCTCGGCATGGTGCCCAGCAGCGCGAAACTGATGAACTGA
- a CDS encoding sulfurtransferase gives MDYAKDVLVNTDWVEQNLNTPGIRLIEVDEDILLYDTGHAPGAVKIDWQQDFWHPVERDFIGPDQVSALLGRLGIRDTDTIVLYGDKSNWWAAYAYWFLSYSGVKNLKLMNGGRQKWLAEGRPTTTDAPSHAPTQYPALTRDESLRAYRDEVRAHLQSVQAGQGALVDVRSPDEFSGKVTHMPSYPQEGVLRGGHIPGARSIPWARATNEDGTFKSADELSALYGGEGVTPDKDVIAYCRIAERSSHSWFVLRELLGYPNVRNYDGSWTEWGNAVGMPIEKSYSED, from the coding sequence ATGGACTACGCAAAAGACGTGCTCGTGAATACCGACTGGGTGGAGCAGAACCTGAACACGCCCGGCATCCGCCTGATCGAGGTCGACGAGGATATCCTGCTCTACGACACCGGCCACGCCCCCGGCGCCGTGAAAATCGACTGGCAGCAGGACTTCTGGCACCCGGTCGAGCGCGACTTCATCGGCCCCGATCAGGTCAGCGCCCTGCTGGGCCGGCTGGGGATCAGGGACACCGATACCATCGTGCTGTACGGCGACAAGAGCAACTGGTGGGCCGCCTACGCCTACTGGTTCCTGTCATACAGCGGCGTGAAGAACCTCAAGCTGATGAACGGTGGCCGCCAGAAGTGGCTCGCCGAGGGCCGCCCGACCACCACCGACGCCCCCAGCCACGCCCCCACCCAGTACCCCGCGCTGACCCGCGACGAGTCCCTGCGCGCCTACCGCGACGAGGTCAGGGCCCACCTGCAGAGCGTCCAGGCCGGCCAGGGCGCCCTGGTGGACGTCCGCAGCCCCGACGAATTCAGCGGCAAGGTCACCCACATGCCCAGCTACCCGCAGGAAGGCGTGCTGCGCGGCGGGCACATCCCCGGCGCCCGCTCGATCCCCTGGGCGCGGGCCACCAACGAGGACGGCACCTTCAAGTCGGCCGACGAACTGAGCGCCCTGTACGGCGGCGAGGGCGTCACGCCCGACAAGGACGTCATCGCGTACTGCCGGATCGCGGAGCGCAGCAGCCACAGCTGGTTCGTGCTGCGCGAACTGCTGGGCTACCCGAACGTCCGCAACTACGACGGCTCCTGGACGGAGTGGGGCAACGCCGTGGGCATGCCCATCGAGAAGAGCTACAGCGAAGACTGA
- a CDS encoding SufE family protein: MTDAAPLPEKLQYIVTLFKSAPKTLRLQALLEYSKKLPPLPEKYVEHPEFMQPVPECTSPFFLVTEQEGGGVNMHFKVPEEAPTVRGYAGILHEALSGQSPETILSVPDDFYLNMGLTELITPMRLRGMGAILRRLKSDVQAHTQQTHTQG, translated from the coding sequence ATGACGGACGCCGCCCCCCTGCCCGAAAAACTTCAGTACATCGTGACCCTGTTCAAGAGCGCGCCCAAGACGCTGCGACTGCAGGCCCTGCTGGAGTACAGCAAGAAGTTGCCGCCCCTGCCGGAGAAGTACGTGGAGCACCCGGAATTCATGCAGCCGGTGCCCGAATGCACCAGCCCCTTCTTCCTGGTCACCGAGCAGGAGGGCGGCGGCGTGAACATGCATTTCAAGGTGCCCGAGGAAGCGCCGACCGTGCGCGGCTACGCGGGCATCCTGCACGAGGCCCTCAGCGGCCAGTCTCCGGAGACGATCCTGAGCGTGCCCGACGACTTCTACCTGAACATGGGCCTCACCGAGCTGATCACGCCGATGCGCCTGCGCGGCATGGGCGCCATCCTGCGCCGGCTCAAGAGCGATGTGCAGGCTCACACCCAGCAGACTCATACCCAGGGCTGA
- the rdgB gene encoding RdgB/HAM1 family non-canonical purine NTP pyrophosphatase encodes MTVVVATSNAGKVREIEEALSGLGWQLEALSGMTLPPETGMTYEDNAALKACAVALSTGKVALADDSGLEVEALGGQPGVYSARFGGVNSDTERNVHLLNKLRTATDRRAKFVSVVIVAYPDGHLESYRGELRGTLLEGPRGENGFGYDPLFVPDGETRTLAEMTVAEKRAISHRGQALGALLEAHRSGLPERQIIAIE; translated from the coding sequence ATGACGGTGGTGGTGGCGACCAGCAACGCGGGCAAGGTGCGTGAGATCGAGGAGGCCCTGTCCGGGCTGGGCTGGCAACTGGAGGCCCTGAGCGGGATGACCCTGCCCCCGGAGACCGGGATGACGTACGAGGACAATGCCGCGCTGAAAGCCTGCGCGGTGGCCCTGAGTACCGGGAAGGTCGCCCTGGCCGACGATTCGGGCCTGGAGGTCGAGGCACTGGGCGGCCAGCCCGGCGTGTACAGCGCCCGCTTCGGTGGGGTGAACAGCGACACAGAGCGCAACGTCCACCTGCTCAACAAACTCCGCACGGCCACCGACCGCCGGGCGAAGTTCGTGTCGGTGGTGATCGTGGCGTACCCGGACGGGCATCTGGAGAGCTACCGCGGCGAACTCCGCGGCACCCTGCTCGAGGGCCCCCGCGGCGAGAACGGCTTCGGCTACGACCCGCTGTTCGTGCCCGATGGCGAGACCCGCACCCTGGCCGAGATGACGGTCGCCGAGAAACGCGCCATCAGCCACCGGGGTCAGGCCCTGGGGGCCCTGCTGGAGGCCCACCGGTCGGGGCTGCCGGAGCGGCAGATCATCGCCATCGAGTAG
- a CDS encoding D-alanyl-D-alanine carboxypeptidase/D-alanyl-D-alanine-endopeptidase, translating to MRRALALLLLLPAVSGAQPALAPAPPSSLTLHRDPALSPGLRAALKPLPPGVQVGLLAVDLRGGAVLESLSPDRPLIPASVTKLVTGAAILAERGGADGWWSAELTVPAAQAGRPQVRALTLRGSGDPTLSVSGGTYSLRALARQAHARGLREVGQVRLDTAALDSGSWRGAVIGVPMTALRLSDWHDAPPASADEAHARLGRALIAELRLGGIRVRSDVVGSATPHAPYVAPVRMDERGTPLPPDPLVPPSRRPEQGVASVRSASPQDVLAETERPSDNLRAEELLATLARRPAGTGRGTLAGALAEERALLERLGVDLSGVRLADGSGLSRHNRQTPRAITGLLRAMYDLPYPLAGPAAALPAGPPLPEGLYRARRNAFVEALPQAGTGEDVPRHNGRGGTLAQRLLGSGLDVRAKTGTLPGVSALAGYVTARSGRVVAFAILMNGPESTPILTLRAVQDESVRALAAAH from the coding sequence ATGCGCCGAGCCCTGGCCCTGCTCCTGCTGCTGCCTGCCGTCTCAGGCGCACAGCCGGCGCTCGCACCCGCTCCGCCCTCCAGTCTGACCCTGCACCGCGACCCGGCCCTGAGCCCGGGCCTGCGCGCGGCCCTGAAACCGCTGCCTCCCGGCGTCCAGGTCGGGCTGCTGGCCGTGGATCTGCGGGGGGGCGCGGTGCTGGAGAGCCTGAGTCCCGACCGGCCCCTGATTCCGGCCAGCGTGACCAAACTCGTGACGGGCGCGGCGATCCTGGCCGAACGGGGCGGCGCGGACGGCTGGTGGAGTGCGGAACTCACGGTGCCCGCCGCGCAGGCGGGCCGCCCGCAGGTCAGGGCGCTGACCCTGCGCGGCAGCGGTGACCCGACCCTGAGCGTGTCCGGCGGCACCTACAGCCTGCGCGCCCTGGCTCGGCAGGCCCACGCCCGCGGGCTGCGCGAGGTGGGACAGGTGCGGCTCGACACCGCCGCGCTGGACTCCGGAAGCTGGCGCGGGGCCGTGATCGGGGTGCCCATGACCGCGCTGAGGCTCTCCGACTGGCACGACGCCCCGCCGGCCAGCGCCGACGAGGCCCACGCGCGGCTGGGCCGGGCGCTGATCGCGGAGCTGCGCCTGGGCGGCATCCGGGTGCGCTCGGACGTGGTGGGGTCGGCCACCCCGCACGCGCCCTACGTCGCCCCCGTCCGCATGGACGAGCGGGGCACCCCGCTTCCCCCGGATCCGCTGGTGCCGCCCTCCCGCCGGCCCGAACAGGGCGTCGCCAGTGTCCGCAGCGCTTCGCCACAGGACGTGCTGGCCGAAACGGAGCGGCCCAGCGACAACCTGCGGGCCGAGGAACTGCTCGCCACCCTGGCCCGGCGGCCGGCCGGAACTGGCCGGGGGACCCTCGCCGGGGCGCTGGCCGAGGAGCGGGCCCTGCTGGAACGCCTCGGCGTGGATCTGAGCGGCGTGCGGCTGGCCGACGGCAGCGGCCTGAGCCGGCACAACCGGCAGACCCCGCGGGCCATCACCGGATTGCTGAGGGCCATGTACGACCTGCCGTATCCGCTGGCGGGCCCGGCTGCGGCGCTGCCCGCCGGCCCGCCGCTGCCGGAGGGGTTGTACCGGGCGCGGCGCAACGCCTTCGTCGAGGCGCTGCCCCAGGCCGGTACCGGCGAGGACGTGCCCCGCCACAACGGACGCGGCGGCACCCTGGCCCAGCGTCTGCTCGGCAGCGGGCTGGACGTGCGCGCCAAGACCGGGACGCTGCCGGGCGTGAGTGCCCTGGCCGGCTACGTCACCGCCCGCAGCGGCCGGGTCGTGGCCTTCGCCATCCTGATGAACGGCCCCGAGAGCACGCCGATCCTGACCCTGCGCGCGGTGCAGGACGAGTCGGTGCGCGCCCTGGCCGCCGCGCATTGA
- a CDS encoding 4Fe-4S dicluster domain-containing protein produces the protein MLKGVLERLDESGRVLPRFTAPRCLLERQAVGGCDACQVACPHAAIDLGPLGDSVKINPDRCTGCGICVQSCPTGALEYALDAPLQSVHDQRGGSDDEATLTCGESGAGGPTLPCLGRVTPALVAAAGAWDTPLTLIHGDCAACPVGAPEVPARLHEVAQVAQTLREPTGQPAQVTVRPAVPADTERAVRVSRRGAFTSLFRAGRQQLAQAIPESPLPFVDWSVPEDRTPAEWRWRRLSLKPAPAAQTPVHWPAPVVDDTCIDCPVCANVCPTEAITRDLQPDGGVKLLLNLSACTGCMGCLRSCPPQAIHEQRDWLPAAFSVPILLRESDSVM, from the coding sequence ATGTTGAAGGGCGTACTGGAGAGGCTGGACGAGTCCGGACGCGTCCTGCCGCGCTTCACGGCGCCGCGCTGTCTGCTGGAGCGGCAGGCGGTGGGGGGCTGCGACGCCTGTCAGGTGGCCTGCCCCCACGCTGCCATCGACCTGGGGCCGCTGGGCGACAGCGTGAAGATCAACCCGGATCGCTGCACCGGCTGCGGCATCTGCGTGCAGAGCTGCCCGACCGGCGCGCTGGAGTATGCCCTGGACGCCCCCCTGCAGAGCGTCCACGACCAGCGCGGCGGCTCCGACGACGAGGCGACCCTGACCTGTGGCGAGAGCGGCGCCGGTGGCCCCACGCTGCCCTGTCTGGGCCGGGTCACGCCCGCGCTGGTGGCGGCCGCCGGCGCCTGGGACACCCCGCTCACGCTGATCCACGGCGACTGCGCGGCCTGTCCGGTCGGGGCGCCCGAGGTACCGGCCCGCCTGCACGAGGTTGCCCAGGTCGCCCAGACCCTGCGGGAGCCGACCGGGCAGCCGGCCCAGGTCACCGTGCGCCCGGCCGTCCCGGCCGATACCGAGCGGGCCGTGCGCGTGTCGCGCCGGGGGGCCTTCACGTCGCTGTTCCGGGCCGGGCGTCAGCAGCTGGCGCAGGCCATCCCCGAGTCGCCGTTGCCCTTCGTGGACTGGTCGGTGCCCGAAGACCGCACTCCGGCCGAGTGGCGCTGGCGGCGGCTGAGCCTGAAACCGGCGCCCGCCGCCCAGACCCCGGTGCACTGGCCGGCTCCGGTCGTGGACGACACCTGTATCGACTGTCCCGTGTGCGCCAACGTCTGCCCGACCGAGGCCATCACCCGCGACCTGCAGCCCGACGGTGGCGTGAAACTGCTGCTGAACCTGAGTGCCTGTACCGGCTGTATGGGCTGCCTGCGCTCCTGCCCGCCGCAGGCCATCCACGAGCAGCGCGACTGGCTGCCCGCCGCCTTCTCGGTGCCGATCCTGCTGCGCGAGAGCGACTCGGTGATGTGA
- a CDS encoding YbaN family protein, producing the protein MPEPTRKPAAPAPRVRTRPLWVALGFVLCGLGVLGLILPGFPGTVWFILAAGAFSRGDPRWEAWLLSRPVVGELIRDYRAGRGMPLRAKWIACLCIALAVGLSLPRIPVLAGQATWVLLGLAGVWFIVWRVPTRRGPELPASRRSER; encoded by the coding sequence ATGCCCGAACCGACCCGGAAGCCCGCCGCGCCCGCGCCCCGTGTGCGTACCCGGCCGCTGTGGGTCGCGCTGGGCTTCGTGCTGTGTGGCCTCGGCGTCCTGGGGCTGATCCTGCCCGGCTTTCCCGGCACGGTCTGGTTCATCCTGGCGGCGGGAGCCTTCTCACGCGGCGATCCGCGCTGGGAGGCCTGGCTGCTCTCACGGCCAGTCGTGGGCGAGCTGATCCGCGATTACCGGGCGGGCCGGGGAATGCCGCTGCGGGCCAAATGGATCGCCTGCCTGTGCATTGCCCTGGCGGTGGGTCTGAGCCTGCCGCGCATCCCGGTGCTGGCCGGGCAGGCGACGTGGGTGCTGCTGGGGCTGGCTGGCGTGTGGTTCATCGTCTGGCGCGTCCCGACCCGGCGTGGCCCGGAGCTGCCTGCTTCCCGCCGGTCTGAGCGCTGA
- a CDS encoding XdhC family protein, whose protein sequence is MNAAETRALLLALNAALARGQRAAIATVVGVHGSAYRREGTRMLILDDGAQVCMLSGGCLEAEVVEVALEVIRSGVPSVTHYDLSEDATWGLGIGCGGSVDVRVERVDPANPVTAAWLLALERGELAALAVPLDGSGSLFVGPAGETVGHLSPPALHAFAVRAARERLGQREPRAVTLQADSGQAVFIDVCTPPPQLVLYGAGHDAMPLSAQAHALGYDVHVIDPRSAYLTAGRFPGATLHDLSPEQLGRFTPSARGHLVIMNHHLDRDRVCLHHALTSGAPYVGVLGPRSRAQTLLDELAAGGVTFSPGELERLRSPVGLRLGAEAPEEVALSILAELMAWRRGYDGSFLSGHAGRIHDAQTHAAAPDPLPGSQPGTAPGQHVSVSDAPDADPSLAATSSGH, encoded by the coding sequence ATGAACGCTGCCGAGACCCGAGCGCTGCTGCTTGCCCTGAACGCCGCCCTGGCCCGTGGACAGCGCGCAGCGATCGCCACGGTGGTCGGCGTGCACGGCAGCGCCTACCGCCGCGAGGGCACCCGGATGCTGATCCTCGACGACGGCGCCCAGGTCTGTATGCTCTCCGGCGGCTGCCTGGAGGCCGAGGTGGTCGAGGTCGCCCTGGAGGTGATCCGCAGCGGCGTGCCCAGCGTGACCCACTACGACCTCTCCGAGGACGCCACCTGGGGGCTGGGGATCGGCTGTGGCGGCTCGGTCGATGTGCGCGTGGAGCGGGTCGATCCGGCGAACCCGGTGACGGCCGCCTGGCTGTTGGCCCTGGAGCGGGGGGAGCTGGCCGCGCTGGCGGTGCCCCTGGACGGCTCCGGGAGCCTGTTCGTCGGCCCGGCGGGGGAGACCGTGGGCCACCTGTCGCCCCCAGCGCTGCACGCCTTCGCCGTTCGGGCCGCCCGCGAGCGCCTGGGCCAGCGCGAGCCCCGCGCCGTCACCCTCCAGGCCGATTCCGGTCAGGCGGTGTTCATCGATGTCTGCACGCCGCCGCCGCAGCTCGTGCTGTACGGCGCCGGGCACGACGCCATGCCGCTCTCGGCCCAGGCCCACGCCCTGGGCTACGACGTACATGTCATCGATCCGCGCAGCGCGTACCTCACGGCCGGCCGCTTTCCCGGCGCGACGCTGCACGACCTGAGCCCCGAGCAGCTCGGCCGCTTCACGCCCTCGGCGCGGGGGCATCTGGTGATCATGAACCACCATCTGGATCGAGACCGGGTGTGTCTGCACCACGCCCTGACATCGGGCGCTCCCTATGTCGGGGTGCTCGGGCCGCGCAGCCGCGCCCAGACGCTGCTGGATGAACTGGCGGCCGGGGGCGTGACCTTCTCGCCAGGGGAACTGGAGCGCCTGCGCTCGCCCGTCGGGCTGCGGCTGGGGGCCGAGGCGCCCGAGGAGGTCGCCCTGAGCATCCTGGCCGAGCTGATGGCCTGGCGACGCGGCTACGACGGCTCGTTCCTGAGCGGTCACGCGGGCCGCATCCACGACGCCCAGACCCACGCCGCCGCACCCGATCCGCTGCCCGGCTCCCAGCCTGGAACAGCTCCTGGCCAGCACGTCAGCGTTAGCGACGCTCCGGATGCCGACCCGTCCCTCGCGGCCACCTCGTCCGGCCACTAA